The following are encoded in a window of Natrononativus amylolyticus genomic DNA:
- a CDS encoding ABC transporter substrate-binding protein: MTRGDNQRGGSGLLSRRQILQYAGAAGLSATLAGCAGEEPDEDVDPDADDDDAGGGGDGGGDDDSTLVYATTISPSTIDPMGVSDNFENIYAVNVYDSLLSYTDDTPPEIVESLATEWEVGDDDQTYQFTLRDDATFHNGDPVTADDVVYSFQRMHDMQAGLSWMWDGTVSPDGVSAPDETTVEIETDRTFAPFLFTLPYHPIVNEAEVEENDDDWLQDNDAGSGPYELVEHVREERIVLERNDDWWGEWPGDGDPFDEVVMEIVPEEGTVTGMMRSGDADITDEWLSVESYEELDGLDDVSVSDEVTFSPLYVFMHNGREPLDDENVRKAISYAVDYETIVDEILLGNAERLQGPLPDAMWGHNSDVTLYDQDLDRAQEYLDESGYDPEEIELTYTYVTGLTVTENVGLLMQTNLAELGIDLELEAAPWTRITDMVTDPESTSDMHAIYLSFSYVDPDTFLFPAWHTDSHGSWESASWYENPEVDDLLDEARTELDEDQRIELYEEAQELITDDAPALFVVNEAELYGVNERVGGYVDNGLVGYSKAFWRLYHQG; the protein is encoded by the coding sequence ATGACTCGCGGTGACAACCAACGAGGGGGATCGGGACTCCTGTCGAGGCGGCAGATCCTGCAGTACGCGGGGGCGGCTGGACTCTCGGCGACGCTCGCCGGCTGTGCAGGGGAAGAACCGGACGAAGACGTCGATCCGGATGCCGACGACGACGACGCCGGTGGCGGCGGTGACGGCGGCGGCGACGACGATTCGACGCTCGTCTACGCGACGACGATCTCGCCGAGCACCATCGACCCGATGGGTGTCTCGGACAACTTCGAGAACATCTACGCGGTCAACGTGTACGACTCGTTGCTGAGCTACACGGACGACACGCCACCGGAGATCGTCGAGTCGCTCGCGACGGAGTGGGAGGTCGGCGACGACGATCAGACGTACCAGTTCACGCTGCGCGACGACGCCACGTTCCACAACGGCGACCCCGTCACCGCGGACGACGTCGTCTACTCGTTCCAGCGGATGCACGACATGCAGGCCGGACTCTCGTGGATGTGGGACGGGACCGTCTCCCCGGACGGGGTGAGCGCGCCGGACGAGACGACCGTCGAGATCGAGACCGACCGCACGTTCGCGCCGTTCCTGTTCACTCTCCCGTACCACCCGATCGTCAACGAGGCCGAAGTCGAGGAGAACGACGACGACTGGCTCCAGGACAACGACGCGGGAAGCGGCCCCTACGAACTCGTCGAACACGTTCGCGAGGAGCGGATCGTCCTCGAGCGAAACGACGACTGGTGGGGCGAGTGGCCCGGCGACGGCGACCCGTTCGACGAAGTCGTCATGGAGATCGTCCCGGAGGAGGGGACGGTGACCGGGATGATGCGAAGCGGAGACGCCGATATCACCGACGAGTGGCTCTCGGTCGAATCCTACGAGGAACTCGACGGACTCGACGACGTCAGTGTCAGCGACGAGGTCACGTTCTCGCCGCTGTACGTCTTCATGCACAACGGCCGCGAGCCGCTCGACGACGAGAACGTCCGCAAGGCCATCTCCTACGCCGTCGACTACGAGACGATCGTCGACGAGATCCTCCTGGGCAACGCCGAACGGCTCCAGGGGCCGCTTCCGGACGCGATGTGGGGGCACAACTCCGACGTCACGCTGTACGACCAGGACCTGGATCGGGCGCAGGAGTACCTCGACGAATCGGGCTACGACCCCGAGGAGATCGAGCTGACGTACACCTACGTCACCGGCCTCACCGTGACCGAGAACGTCGGCCTCCTGATGCAGACGAACCTCGCCGAACTCGGCATCGACCTCGAGCTCGAGGCCGCGCCCTGGACGCGCATCACCGACATGGTGACCGACCCCGAGTCGACGTCGGACATGCACGCGATCTACCTCTCGTTCTCGTACGTCGATCCGGACACGTTCCTCTTCCCGGCCTGGCACACCGACTCGCACGGCAGCTGGGAGAGCGCGTCCTGGTACGAGAACCCCGAGGTCGACGACCTCCTGGACGAGGCGCGCACGGAGCTCGACGAGGACCAGCGCATCGAGCTCTACGAGGAGGCACAGGAGCTGATCACCGACGACGCCCCGGCGCTGTTCGTGGTCAACGAGGCGGAGCTGTACGGCGTCAACGAACGCGTCGGTGGCTACGTCGACAACGGACTCGTCGGCTACTCGAAGGCCTTCTGGCGGCTGTACCACCAGGGCTGA
- a CDS encoding ABC transporter permease — MGFKGYVLRRVLSGIPVFIGLSILIFTLARVLPGDPARLALGPRASDEAVQSLRDHMGLDEPIVVQYLNYMAGLVQGDMGISLTTNRNVAADLLYFFPATFELITVGMLIAVLFGVPLGVIAGKHKDKFGDNASRLFAFFGVSMPAFWAAILLQLVLAFYLGLLPATGRIGTAPPRVTGLMIIDSILATDPAALRSALAHLVLPAFVLALAPMADIARMTRSSFIEEFNKEYVHSLHSSGIPGQLIAYKYVLKASFAATLTIIALDYGFLIGSAFLIEIVFAWPGMARYGVNAILENDINAIIGVTLVVGVVFIVANIVVDVLYGYFDPRVRYGGEDE; from the coding sequence ATGGGTTTCAAAGGCTACGTACTCAGACGCGTTCTGTCGGGAATTCCCGTCTTCATCGGCCTCTCGATCCTGATCTTCACGCTCGCTCGCGTCCTGCCGGGCGACCCCGCGCGGCTCGCACTCGGACCGCGAGCGAGCGACGAGGCCGTCCAGTCGCTCCGCGACCACATGGGACTCGACGAGCCGATCGTCGTCCAGTATCTCAACTACATGGCCGGGCTGGTTCAGGGCGATATGGGCATCTCGCTGACGACGAATCGGAACGTCGCGGCGGACCTGCTCTACTTCTTTCCGGCGACGTTCGAGCTCATCACGGTCGGGATGCTCATCGCCGTCCTCTTCGGCGTGCCCCTCGGCGTGATCGCCGGCAAACACAAGGACAAGTTCGGCGACAACGCGAGCCGGCTGTTCGCCTTCTTCGGCGTCTCGATGCCCGCCTTCTGGGCGGCCATCCTGCTCCAGCTCGTCCTCGCGTTCTACCTCGGGCTCCTACCCGCGACCGGCCGGATCGGAACCGCCCCGCCGAGAGTCACCGGGCTCATGATCATCGACAGCATCCTCGCGACCGATCCGGCCGCGCTCCGGAGCGCCCTGGCGCACCTCGTGCTCCCGGCGTTCGTCCTCGCGCTGGCGCCGATGGCCGACATCGCGCGGATGACCCGCTCGAGTTTCATCGAGGAGTTCAACAAGGAGTACGTCCACTCGCTGCACTCGTCGGGCATCCCCGGCCAGCTCATCGCGTACAAGTACGTGCTCAAGGCGTCGTTCGCCGCCACGCTCACGATCATCGCACTGGACTACGGCTTCCTCATCGGCTCGGCGTTCCTCATCGAGATCGTCTTCGCCTGGCCGGGGATGGCTCGCTACGGCGTCAACGCGATCCTCGAGAACGACATCAACGCGATCATCGGCGTCACGCTGGTCGTGGGCGTCGTGTTCATCGTCGCGAACATCGTCGTCGACGTGCTGTACGGCTACTTCGATCCGCGGGTCCGCTACGGGGGTGAGGACGAGTGA
- a CDS encoding ABC transporter permease, with amino-acid sequence MEPRIESAKRIAYRFRQNPLSIVGLTIILGLVFVAVFAPYIARFPQDAGYMGEPAVNFGNRFAEPSLTHPFGTDQAGRDILSRVIFGTRYSLALGLFVLTFAIGIGVPVGLVAGYVGGAVGTVLMRITDVFLSVPPLVLALAVAVPLQPSLRNAMIAIAIVWWPWYARLVYGEVVSVRQEQFVEASRGIGTGRIRIMFREILPNVLAPITVKFSLDMGYAILIGAGLGFLGLGAQPPTPEWGTMIAEGRVYLPAQWWYSTFPGVAIFVAVLGFNLLGDGLRDVFDVEVK; translated from the coding sequence ATGGAGCCGCGGATCGAGAGCGCAAAGCGGATCGCCTACCGGTTCCGGCAGAACCCGCTCTCGATCGTCGGCCTGACGATCATCCTCGGGCTCGTGTTCGTCGCGGTCTTCGCGCCGTACATCGCCCGCTTCCCGCAGGACGCCGGCTACATGGGCGAACCCGCGGTCAACTTCGGCAACCGGTTCGCGGAGCCGAGTCTGACCCACCCGTTCGGAACCGATCAGGCCGGTCGGGACATCCTCTCGCGGGTGATCTTCGGCACCCGGTACTCGCTGGCGCTCGGCCTGTTCGTGCTCACGTTCGCGATCGGCATCGGCGTCCCCGTCGGCCTCGTCGCGGGCTACGTCGGCGGCGCGGTCGGCACCGTGCTGATGCGGATCACGGACGTGTTCCTCTCGGTGCCGCCGCTCGTGCTCGCGCTCGCCGTGGCCGTCCCCCTGCAGCCGAGCCTCCGAAACGCCATGATCGCCATCGCGATCGTCTGGTGGCCGTGGTACGCGCGGCTGGTGTACGGCGAGGTGGTCTCCGTCCGCCAGGAGCAGTTCGTCGAGGCCAGCCGCGGCATCGGCACGGGCAGGATCAGGATCATGTTCCGCGAGATCCTGCCGAACGTGCTCGCGCCGATCACGGTCAAGTTCAGCCTCGACATGGGGTACGCCATCCTCATCGGCGCGGGGCTCGGCTTCCTCGGGCTGGGCGCACAGCCGCCGACGCCCGAGTGGGGGACGATGATCGCCGAAGGTCGGGTGTACCTCCCGGCCCAGTGGTGGTACTCGACGTTCCCCGGCGTCGCGATCTTCGTCGCCGTCCTCGGCTTCAACTTACTCGGCGACGGCCTCCGGGACGTCTTCGACGTGGAGGTGAAGTGA
- a CDS encoding ABC transporter ATP-binding protein, with amino-acid sequence MADPVLEVRDLEVHFNTYDGRARVVNGVNLTVEEGETVALVGESGCGKSVTAETIMGILPQPPGEIVGGELRYRGENLVDDPAAHQRVKAESMGMIFQDPMTSLSPVFTIGEMMRDVLTYRGKTNVGWLEIARSTLGRRRADEEEMNERCIELLDRLRIPDPEGILDRYPVELSGGMRQRVLIALALLGEPEFLIADEPTTALDVTVQDQLIDLLSEQVERENLSMLYITHNLGVARRIADRIYVMYAGEIAEVGTKAEILQEPLHPYSRGLIGSVPKLTAFDRQGIDGLIPDYTDPPQGCRFHPRCPAAMAGECDVDRPPRYEIEPGHEVACHLYDWELDGTEALEIADDEIDYEIRGDEPEPSDDASATRRPLSVETNPSRPGTAREGTEDTDE; translated from the coding sequence ATGGCCGACCCGGTCCTCGAGGTTCGCGACCTCGAAGTTCACTTCAACACGTACGACGGCCGCGCCCGCGTGGTCAACGGCGTGAACCTCACAGTCGAGGAGGGCGAGACGGTCGCCCTCGTCGGCGAGTCCGGCTGCGGCAAGAGCGTCACCGCCGAGACGATCATGGGGATCCTGCCCCAGCCGCCCGGCGAGATCGTCGGGGGCGAACTCCGCTACCGGGGGGAGAACCTGGTCGACGATCCCGCCGCCCACCAGCGGGTCAAAGCCGAGTCGATGGGCATGATCTTCCAGGACCCGATGACGAGCCTCTCGCCGGTGTTTACCATCGGCGAGATGATGCGCGACGTGCTCACCTACCGGGGGAAGACGAACGTCGGCTGGCTCGAGATCGCCCGGAGCACCCTCGGTCGCCGGCGGGCCGACGAAGAGGAGATGAACGAGCGGTGCATCGAACTGCTCGATAGGCTCCGGATTCCGGATCCCGAGGGAATCCTCGACCGGTATCCGGTCGAGCTCTCCGGCGGGATGCGCCAGCGGGTGCTGATCGCACTGGCGCTGCTGGGCGAACCGGAGTTCCTCATCGCCGACGAGCCGACGACGGCGCTCGACGTCACCGTCCAGGATCAGCTCATCGACCTCCTGTCCGAGCAGGTCGAGCGCGAGAACCTCTCGATGCTGTACATCACCCACAACCTCGGCGTGGCCCGCCGGATCGCCGACCGGATCTACGTGATGTACGCGGGGGAGATCGCGGAGGTCGGCACGAAAGCGGAGATCCTTCAGGAGCCGCTTCACCCCTACAGCCGCGGCCTCATCGGGAGCGTCCCGAAGCTCACCGCGTTCGATCGGCAGGGGATCGACGGGCTCATTCCGGACTACACGGACCCCCCGCAGGGGTGTCGGTTCCACCCGCGCTGTCCGGCCGCGATGGCCGGCGAGTGCGACGTCGACCGACCGCCGCGCTACGAGATCGAGCCCGGCCACGAGGTCGCCTGTCACCTCTACGATTGGGAGCTCGACGGGACGGAAGCGCTCGAGATAGCCGACGACGAGATCGACTACGAGATCCGCGGCGACGAACCCGAACCGAGCGACGACGCGTCTGCGACCCGGCGCCCGCTCTCGGTCGAGACGAACCCGTCGCGACCGGGTACGGCTCGAGAGGGAACGGAGGACACCGATGAGTGA
- a CDS encoding ABC transporter ATP-binding protein, producing MSDANAAAPRPEAADEVVLRVQELTKYYPITGGLFRTKVGEVKAVDGVSFDVRRGETYAIVGESGCGKTSLGKTVARLLEPTSGTIEFRGQDIAAFDDRQLKSIRREIQVVYQDPTSSLNPRKRIKDIVAEPLVVHGVGTKADRRDRVAELLARVDLPQEFAYRYPNELSGGQKQRVAIARALTLEPSLLILDEPTSALDVSVQAKVVALLEELQAELDLAYLLITHDLSLTKNIADRIGVMYLGRFMEQADADELFARPRNPYTEQLLSAIPIVDESEAVYKPEKIEIQGETPDPSDPPSGCSFHPRCHRVFDDCSSVAPSLVRVGEDHTSRCLLHELADEDAPGSATDVDSTGRGDR from the coding sequence ATGAGTGACGCAAACGCAGCCGCCCCGAGACCCGAGGCCGCGGACGAGGTCGTCCTGCGCGTCCAGGAGCTGACCAAGTACTACCCGATCACCGGCGGGCTGTTCCGCACGAAGGTCGGCGAGGTGAAAGCCGTCGACGGCGTCTCCTTCGACGTTCGCCGGGGCGAGACGTACGCGATCGTCGGCGAGTCGGGCTGCGGGAAGACGAGTCTCGGGAAGACCGTCGCGCGCCTGCTCGAGCCGACGTCGGGAACGATCGAGTTCCGGGGCCAGGACATCGCCGCGTTCGACGACCGCCAGCTAAAGTCGATTCGCCGCGAGATCCAGGTCGTCTACCAGGATCCGACGTCCTCACTCAACCCCCGGAAACGGATCAAGGACATCGTCGCCGAGCCGCTGGTCGTCCACGGCGTCGGCACGAAAGCCGACCGGCGCGACCGCGTCGCCGAGCTGCTCGCCCGGGTCGACCTCCCGCAGGAGTTCGCCTACCGCTACCCGAACGAGCTCTCGGGCGGCCAGAAACAGCGCGTCGCGATCGCCCGCGCGCTCACGCTCGAGCCGTCGCTGCTGATCTTAGACGAGCCGACGAGCGCGCTCGACGTCAGCGTGCAGGCGAAGGTGGTCGCCTTACTCGAGGAGCTCCAGGCGGAACTCGACCTCGCGTACCTGCTGATCACGCACGACCTGAGCCTGACGAAGAACATCGCCGACCGGATCGGCGTCATGTATCTCGGGCGGTTCATGGAGCAGGCGGACGCCGACGAGCTGTTCGCGCGCCCCCGGAACCCCTACACCGAACAGCTCCTCTCCGCGATCCCGATCGTCGACGAGTCGGAGGCCGTCTACAAACCCGAGAAGATCGAGATTCAGGGGGAGACGCCGGACCCGTCCGATCCGCCGTCGGGGTGTTCGTTCCACCCGCGCTGTCACCGGGTGTTCGACGACTGCTCGTCGGTCGCCCCCTCACTGGTTCGCGTCGGCGAAGATCACACGAGCCGCTGTCTGCTTCACGAACTGGCGGACGAGGACGCTCCCGGCTCGGCTACGGACGTCGATTCCACCGGCCGCGGCGATCGGTAG
- a CDS encoding Lrp/AsnC family transcriptional regulator codes for MTRTSDSELGDELVVDESIQELVTEHLDEVDYKIYRILNDDGRISDTELGEKVGLSRTAVRRRRRKLQEDNVIKILAVLVLQEVNLKYADVQVTLKSDVTTEEIYEFIEFLLEQELVYEVDEYLGRSDMLVRVWHGSLRDIKRYVNELMQRTDIVDSYEVIPVIKTHKAWHSRVDGSMD; via the coding sequence ATGACACGAACGTCCGATTCGGAACTGGGCGACGAACTCGTCGTCGACGAATCGATTCAGGAACTCGTCACCGAACACCTCGACGAGGTCGACTATAAGATCTACCGAATTCTCAACGACGACGGGCGAATCTCGGATACCGAACTGGGCGAGAAGGTGGGGTTGTCGCGAACAGCCGTTCGACGCCGCCGCCGGAAGCTTCAGGAGGACAACGTCATCAAAATCCTGGCCGTGCTCGTCTTACAGGAGGTGAACCTCAAGTACGCCGACGTGCAGGTGACGCTCAAGTCGGACGTGACGACCGAGGAGATCTACGAGTTCATCGAGTTCCTCCTCGAGCAGGAGCTCGTCTACGAGGTCGACGAGTACCTCGGTCGGTCAGACATGCTGGTCCGGGTGTGGCACGGCTCGCTGCGCGACATCAAACGCTACGTGAACGAGCTGATGCAGCGGACGGACATCGTCGACTCCTACGAGGTCATCCCCGTCATCAAGACGCACAAAGCCTGGCACAGCAGGGTCGACGGGTCGATGGACTGA
- a CDS encoding twin-arginine translocation signal domain-containing protein, which yields MSDQPSFTRRSVLKWSGGAVVAATLSGCTETATVYEVWGGVAQIVLECYTDGWRGVEPAIIEDVQNPTLVLYESHEYEITMRNGDGEAHSLEIRAGDQTVDSDYQTSLTDERGETETVAIEGVPWMTEYVCKVHSQTECGVVDVRPEGDTDTYEGE from the coding sequence ATGAGCGACCAACCTTCCTTCACCCGGCGCTCCGTTTTGAAATGGTCGGGTGGTGCTGTCGTAGCCGCAACTCTTAGTGGATGCACTGAAACAGCAACGGTGTATGAGGTGTGGGGAGGTGTTGCCCAGATCGTTCTTGAATGCTACACCGATGGATGGAGAGGCGTCGAACCAGCGATCATCGAGGATGTACAGAATCCGACGCTCGTCCTTTACGAAAGCCACGAGTATGAAATCACGATGAGAAACGGTGATGGCGAGGCTCACTCCCTCGAAATACGAGCGGGTGATCAGACAGTTGATTCGGACTATCAAACATCACTAACCGACGAGAGAGGGGAGACAGAAACGGTGGCTATCGAGGGAGTCCCATGGATGACCGAATACGTCTGCAAGGTGCACAGCCAGACCGAGTGTGGAGTGGTTGATGTCCGGCCAGAGGGAGATACAGACACCTATGAAGGCGAGTAG
- a CDS encoding ATP-binding protein: MLFWEILTELVADDRAGIPAEYRDAIFETGYTTASSEGGIGLELTFVQEMAAVYEWQCSVTESASGGARFGFENVTEVQNTTHC; this comes from the coding sequence ATGCTTTTCTGGGAGATCCTCACTGAGTTAGTAGCCGACGACAGAGCTGGAATCCCGGCCGAATACAGGGACGCGATATTCGAGACCGGATACACGACGGCCAGCAGTGAGGGCGGGATAGGGCTCGAGTTGACGTTCGTCCAGGAGATGGCAGCGGTCTACGAGTGGCAGTGTTCAGTGACGGAAAGTGCCTCTGGTGGTGCACGGTTCGGGTTCGAGAACGTGACCGAAGTGCAGAACACGACCCACTGCTGA
- a CDS encoding HalOD1 output domain-containing protein, with translation MKSESHTLAVERYETPSTAVALTVAEVIDTEPENLPPLYKTINTDALDSLFKPVDETSHEVHVVFRYEGHIVEVRSAEEMTVTVEPVE, from the coding sequence ATGAAGAGCGAGTCGCATACTCTTGCTGTAGAGCGGTACGAAACGCCCAGTACAGCGGTAGCACTAACAGTGGCAGAGGTTATCGATACCGAGCCTGAGAATCTTCCTCCACTGTACAAGACGATTAACACTGACGCATTAGACTCGCTCTTCAAACCAGTAGACGAGACCTCACACGAGGTTCACGTCGTCTTTCGTTACGAAGGGCACATCGTCGAAGTCCGTTCTGCGGAGGAAATGACTGTAACCGTTGAACCAGTGGAATAG
- a CDS encoding ArsR family transcriptional regulator → MTPDPWKAMLSALMSKHRRRILVKLLEQESVMIPEEVADGEAEFQGLQTEMHHTHLPQLTDQGYVRKTTNFEVVRGPQFENIRPLLEVLQENHKRLPSGLA, encoded by the coding sequence ATGACTCCCGACCCGTGGAAAGCGATGCTCAGCGCCCTTATGAGTAAGCATCGACGCCGGATACTGGTGAAACTCCTCGAACAGGAGTCGGTGATGATTCCAGAAGAGGTGGCTGACGGAGAGGCTGAATTCCAGGGGCTCCAAACCGAGATGCACCACACTCATCTTCCTCAGCTTACAGACCAGGGATATGTGAGAAAGACTACTAATTTCGAAGTAGTAAGGGGGCCGCAATTCGAGAACATCCGTCCTCTCCTGGAGGTTCTTCAAGAGAATCATAAGCGACTTCCCTCCGGTCTGGCGTAA
- a CDS encoding Lrp/AsnC family transcriptional regulator, whose protein sequence is MGRDLDDVDRSILYLLQQDARNSTAQDIADPIGVSPSTVRNRIGQLEADGIIRGYHPEIDYEAANLPLQVTFVISVPPAELTEYSENVRGIQGVIDMREMLTGRRNVHVDVVGTSTADVTRITDAVHDLGVQIESAEMLRRRYVQPFNHFFLQGEDTMAAHDTDDAEPVN, encoded by the coding sequence ATGGGACGCGACCTCGACGACGTTGACCGAAGCATTCTGTACCTGCTCCAGCAAGACGCCCGAAACAGTACCGCACAAGACATCGCCGACCCGATTGGCGTCTCGCCCAGCACCGTTCGTAATCGTATCGGCCAACTCGAAGCAGACGGCATCATCCGGGGCTACCATCCAGAGATAGACTACGAGGCGGCCAACCTCCCGCTACAAGTGACGTTTGTCATTAGCGTTCCGCCCGCTGAGCTCACCGAGTACTCGGAGAACGTGCGGGGGATTCAGGGAGTCATCGATATGCGTGAGATGCTCACCGGCCGACGAAACGTCCACGTCGATGTAGTCGGGACGAGCACGGCCGATGTGACGAGAATCACCGATGCCGTCCACGATCTTGGTGTCCAAATCGAGAGCGCAGAGATGCTGAGACGGCGGTACGTCCAGCCGTTCAACCACTTCTTCCTGCAAGGGGAAGATACGATGGCCGCCCACGACACCGACGACGCAGAACCAGTCAACTGA
- a CDS encoding universal stress protein, giving the protein MTVLVPYDGAPPAQRAVEHAVKNTSAEEIVLLRVIEVADGSLEAGVELVQEKLAERDDADTPELSAELETLLEAEPVEFRIETVIGKPAREIVSYAEETDVSHIVIGSHGREGASRVLLGSVAETVVRRAPTTVTVVR; this is encoded by the coding sequence ATGACAGTCCTCGTCCCCTACGATGGGGCGCCCCCGGCGCAGAGAGCAGTAGAGCACGCGGTTAAAAACACAAGCGCCGAGGAGATCGTTCTGCTACGTGTCATCGAAGTGGCTGATGGATCGCTCGAAGCGGGCGTCGAACTCGTACAGGAGAAACTGGCGGAGCGGGACGACGCGGACACACCCGAGCTGTCCGCAGAGCTCGAAACGCTGTTGGAGGCAGAACCCGTCGAATTCCGGATCGAAACGGTCATCGGCAAGCCCGCTCGAGAGATCGTCTCGTACGCCGAGGAAACCGACGTCAGTCACATCGTCATCGGCAGTCACGGTCGGGAGGGTGCCTCCCGCGTGTTACTGGGGAGTGTCGCCGAGACCGTTGTCAGGCGCGCCCCGACCACCGTTACCGTGGTTCGCTGA
- a CDS encoding DUF5789 family protein, whose translation MTDPNETPPRREQGVDFGDLEERLAEYSYPVTSNELVETCGDVTLDLPAGTETLRDALGLIDGESYASVAEVRQALFNTVDSKAIGRKYYSDRTPPALGENRRDDQVSF comes from the coding sequence ATGACTGATCCAAACGAAACCCCCCCGAGACGCGAACAGGGCGTTGACTTCGGCGACCTCGAGGAGCGACTCGCCGAGTACTCCTATCCCGTGACGAGCAACGAACTCGTCGAAACCTGCGGAGACGTGACGCTCGACCTCCCCGCCGGAACCGAGACGCTACGTGACGCGCTCGGGCTCATCGACGGGGAGTCGTACGCGTCGGTCGCCGAGGTCCGACAGGCGCTCTTCAATACGGTCGACAGCAAGGCGATCGGCCGCAAGTACTACTCCGATCGGACGCCGCCGGCCCTCGGCGAGAACCGTCGGGACGACCAAGTGTCGTTCTGA